The proteins below are encoded in one region of Paenibacillus albus:
- a CDS encoding COG1361 family protein: MMAVPGPPTTIRNQSVVSFSDGSTTSFSYSNTVDTLVNGPNFTLEMSTDQTQASLGLPITYQLTLRNSGNRAGNVTIYDILPPGTTFVANSIIVNGVPIPGITPEGGIPLGDVNPGDTVTVIFQLLLVSAPPSGQLDNEATADYYFLTMDGRTITGSVSSNVVALPVTVLDVHITKSVNTAFTFVGDMLTYTVTVANTGTETLRQSVLVDPLPAGVSFVTGSVTINGVRSPSSSPMTGIELGSILPSTTMQVQFKAVVLEGAVGTLLTNEATLNFKLGVFDQSITSEPVTTIISGPALSVSKSANIAQATVGDTIRYTISIYNGGTTVADIIVRDAIPAGTLFVQGSAVVNGRPLPNANPDNGIPLGSLGPGHMYDLSFQVTVTRSVLSPSRNELINRAKVEYSYRLPNGVIVSEALYTNTVLIALVLPVIVADLAAAPPVVVPGELIAVTVRITNTGNYPAAVTLYDLIPNETSLDGLVIYVNGREVTVIPGEGVFIGILDPGATAVITYRLRLSEHPFQSRLRFRVRAVLSYEVNGILVTNTVYSNEVVIIIETHDE; the protein is encoded by the coding sequence ATGATGGCCGTTCCTGGACCGCCGACAACGATCCGTAATCAATCGGTCGTTTCGTTCTCGGATGGTAGCACGACATCGTTCTCTTATTCCAACACCGTCGATACGCTGGTGAACGGTCCGAACTTTACGCTAGAGATGTCAACCGATCAGACGCAAGCCAGCCTCGGGCTGCCGATTACGTATCAGCTCACGCTCAGAAACAGCGGTAACCGTGCGGGCAATGTGACCATCTATGATATCCTGCCGCCAGGCACAACGTTTGTCGCCAACTCTATCATTGTGAATGGGGTGCCGATTCCCGGCATTACGCCGGAAGGCGGAATCCCGCTAGGCGATGTAAATCCGGGTGACACCGTAACCGTGATCTTCCAGCTGCTTCTCGTATCCGCTCCTCCTTCGGGGCAGCTGGATAATGAAGCAACAGCAGATTATTACTTCTTGACCATGGATGGAAGAACGATCACCGGCTCTGTCAGCTCCAACGTTGTAGCTCTTCCGGTGACTGTACTCGATGTCCATATAACCAAAAGCGTTAATACCGCTTTCACCTTTGTCGGCGATATGCTCACTTATACCGTGACGGTTGCGAATACTGGTACGGAAACGCTTAGGCAGTCTGTGCTGGTAGATCCGCTGCCTGCCGGCGTATCCTTTGTAACAGGGAGTGTCACCATCAATGGTGTACGCTCCCCGTCCTCTTCTCCAATGACGGGGATCGAGCTGGGCAGCATCCTGCCAAGTACCACCATGCAAGTACAATTCAAAGCTGTTGTGCTTGAAGGGGCGGTAGGTACACTTCTGACGAACGAGGCTACATTAAACTTTAAGCTTGGTGTGTTCGATCAATCGATTACGTCAGAGCCGGTGACGACGATCATTTCCGGTCCTGCGCTGTCCGTGAGCAAATCCGCGAATATTGCACAAGCAACGGTCGGCGATACGATCCGATACACGATTTCGATCTATAACGGAGGCACGACTGTTGCAGATATCATCGTTCGCGACGCAATTCCGGCAGGCACACTATTCGTGCAAGGCAGTGCAGTCGTCAACGGACGGCCGCTTCCAAACGCTAACCCGGATAATGGTATACCGCTTGGCTCACTTGGGCCTGGTCATATGTACGACCTTTCCTTCCAAGTCACTGTTACCAGATCCGTTCTTAGTCCTTCCAGGAACGAGCTCATTAACCGTGCAAAAGTTGAATACAGCTACCGGCTGCCTAACGGAGTCATCGTAAGCGAAGCTTTGTACACAAACACCGTACTTATCGCGCTCGTTCTCCCCGTTATCGTCGCCGACCTTGCCGCAGCTCCTCCTGTTGTCGTGCCGGGTGAGCTTATCGCCGTAACGGTGCGCATCACGAATACGGGCAACTATCCCGCTGCCGTTACCCTGTACGATCTCATCCCGAATGAAACATCGCTCGACGGGCTTGTTATCTATGTAAACGGGCGTGAAGTGACCGTTATTCCGGGAGAAGGAGTCTTCATAGGCATTCTCGATCCAGGCGCAACTGCCGTCATCACTTATCGCCTCCGCCTCTCCGAGCACCCGTTCCAGAGCCGCCTTCGGTTCCGTGTCCGCGCCGTATTGTCGTACGAGGTCAATGGCATTCTGGTTACCAATACCGTTTATTCGAATGAAGTGGTCATTATCATTGAGACACATGATGAATAG
- a CDS encoding TIGR03943 family putative permease subunit, whose amino-acid sequence MIRLYILAGFSCLFLMMHLNGNLNKYINTKYAYLSESAIVLLGILFVFEFVRLYAKEREANRRKTRELLGVDKREGDEHSGHAHHNHAHDHEHTHVQDHVHEHVGHSHHHDNHDHHGHSHAHHDHDHHGHSHDEPIRWKRYLGYGILIFPLITGFFLPVQTLDSSFVKAKGFSFPNFDASADNPGFHQFLKPDTSVFYGKQGYAKVSKEELGEFEKMKNVDLNDVNYLKGLESIYNFPNTFTGRTVSFDGFIYKGEQVEGNHYFVFRFGFIHCVADSGVFGMLVDFPSDASFHDDDWVHVTGKLNWSFYQPFKQTIPELTVSKWNAIPKPKDPYVYR is encoded by the coding sequence ATGATTCGACTTTATATCCTCGCGGGCTTCTCCTGCTTATTCCTGATGATGCACCTGAATGGCAATTTGAACAAATATATTAACACGAAGTACGCCTATCTCTCGGAGAGTGCGATTGTACTGCTCGGCATATTGTTCGTCTTCGAGTTTGTCCGATTATATGCCAAAGAGAGGGAGGCCAATCGGCGCAAGACGAGAGAGCTACTCGGTGTGGATAAGCGCGAAGGGGATGAGCATTCTGGTCATGCCCACCATAATCACGCTCATGATCACGAACATACTCACGTCCAGGACCATGTCCATGAACATGTGGGGCATTCCCATCATCACGACAACCACGATCATCACGGGCATTCGCATGCGCACCATGATCATGACCACCATGGGCATTCGCATGATGAACCGATCCGGTGGAAGAGGTATCTCGGCTATGGGATTCTGATTTTCCCGCTTATAACCGGCTTCTTCCTGCCCGTTCAGACACTCGACTCCAGCTTTGTGAAGGCGAAGGGCTTCTCGTTTCCGAATTTCGACGCATCTGCGGACAACCCCGGCTTTCACCAGTTTCTGAAACCGGACACAAGCGTCTTCTACGGCAAACAAGGCTATGCGAAGGTGTCCAAGGAGGAGCTTGGAGAGTTCGAGAAGATGAAGAATGTAGACCTGAATGACGTCAATTATCTCAAGGGGCTGGAGTCGATCTACAACTTCCCGAATACGTTTACGGGTCGTACGGTCAGCTTCGACGGCTTCATCTATAAGGGCGAGCAGGTGGAGGGCAATCATTACTTTGTATTCCGTTTCGGGTTCATTCATTGTGTTGCGGATTCCGGCGTATTCGGAATGCTCGTCGACTTCCCATCTGACGCAAGCTTCCATGATGATGACTGGGTTCATGTAACAGGCAAGCTGAATTGGTCGTTCTATCAGCCGTTCAAGCAGACGATTCCGGAGCTGACTGTTTCGAAATGGAACGCGATCCCGAAGCCCAAGGATCCGTATGTGTACCGATAG
- a CDS encoding permease yields the protein MVTFLQLNTIFLSMIMEAIPFILLGVIVSGLIQTFLSEKWIARLLPQNRYLASLLGCGVGLFFPACECGIVPITRRLLRKGVPLHAGIAFMLTGPIINPVVLFATYIAFGNDWRMVLIRGGAAVVVAYVTAIVISYLYPKLPMRLHEAAMMETAAGDASTISTGHDVVHEPLHQRLYDVMLHAIEEFFSVGKYLVLGAFIAASMQTFIPTSSLLHMGNRPVTASLVMIGLAFVMSLCSEADAFIASSFRSTFSVGALSAFLVFGPMIDIKNTLMLLGVFKGRFVIVLIALVAASTLGTSLLVGRLFG from the coding sequence GTGGTTACTTTTCTTCAGCTGAATACGATCTTTCTGAGCATGATCATGGAAGCCATTCCATTCATTCTGCTTGGTGTCATTGTGTCAGGACTTATTCAAACGTTTCTATCAGAGAAATGGATCGCACGGCTGCTTCCGCAGAATCGCTATCTCGCATCGCTGCTAGGCTGCGGAGTCGGACTATTCTTCCCTGCATGCGAGTGCGGAATCGTACCCATTACGAGGCGGCTGCTTCGCAAAGGGGTTCCGCTTCATGCAGGAATCGCCTTCATGCTGACTGGTCCGATTATTAATCCGGTTGTTTTATTCGCTACCTATATTGCATTCGGTAACGATTGGCGGATGGTGCTAATACGTGGGGGAGCTGCCGTCGTTGTCGCTTATGTGACCGCGATTGTCATCTCATACCTGTATCCGAAGCTGCCGATGAGGCTGCATGAGGCTGCCATGATGGAGACGGCCGCAGGCGATGCTTCTACAATAAGCACGGGACATGATGTAGTTCATGAACCGCTTCACCAGCGGTTATATGATGTCATGCTGCACGCCATTGAAGAGTTCTTCTCCGTAGGCAAATATTTGGTGCTTGGCGCATTCATCGCGGCATCGATGCAGACGTTCATTCCGACCTCTTCACTGCTGCACATGGGTAATAGGCCAGTCACTGCCTCGCTGGTTATGATTGGTCTCGCATTCGTCATGTCGCTCTGCTCGGAAGCGGATGCGTTCATCGCGTCGTCGTTCCGCAGCACATTCTCCGTCGGCGCACTGTCGGCTTTTCTCGTCTTTGGTCCGATGATCGACATCAAGAATACGCTTATGCTGCTTGGCGTGTTTAAAGGTCGTTTCGTAATCGTGCTCATTGCGCTTGTCGCTGCGAGCACACTAGGCACATCATTACTAGTTGGGAGGCTGTTCGGATGA
- a CDS encoding 3'-5' exonuclease: protein MDYIILDIEFNGRKFASDLPMEVIEIGAVRLNEALEPVNEFTALIKPVYFAKLNEFIKKKTGIPQEGIDAAESFPTVMTAFLSWLGPHENFLILTWGGEDMKRIVFDTRMHKMDDAYWLEAKYYDLLKGYIRYKGVSNDVSVEAALLDLGLGGEDNNAHRALEDARMTGDIFRAVFNELDFSRIQHYVDVFSNAKERKLVKNAIRIIAQQKVTPTWAMIAEHVLSNKISLEDPRKVAELEAYFDAEMAKPRKVKPPAAAAAAPAPTE, encoded by the coding sequence GTGGACTACATTATTCTTGATATCGAATTTAACGGACGTAAATTTGCAAGCGATTTACCGATGGAGGTCATTGAGATCGGCGCCGTGCGATTGAATGAAGCGCTCGAGCCTGTCAATGAATTCACGGCATTAATTAAACCGGTTTATTTTGCGAAACTAAATGAATTCATTAAGAAGAAAACCGGCATCCCCCAGGAAGGCATTGATGCCGCCGAAAGCTTTCCGACTGTTATGACCGCTTTCCTCAGCTGGCTTGGTCCTCATGAGAACTTCTTGATTCTCACATGGGGCGGAGAAGACATGAAGCGGATCGTATTCGATACGCGGATGCATAAGATGGACGATGCTTATTGGCTTGAAGCCAAATATTACGATCTGCTTAAAGGATACATTCGCTACAAAGGCGTCTCGAATGATGTCAGCGTTGAAGCTGCCCTGCTCGATCTCGGACTAGGCGGCGAAGACAACAATGCCCATCGTGCGCTTGAGGATGCCCGCATGACTGGCGACATCTTCCGTGCCGTGTTCAACGAGCTTGATTTCAGCCGGATCCAGCATTATGTAGACGTCTTCTCCAATGCCAAGGAGCGCAAGCTTGTGAAGAATGCCATTCGCATCATCGCCCAGCAGAAAGTAACACCGACTTGGGCAATGATTGCAGAGCATGTGCTGTCGAACAAAATATCACTCGAGGACCCACGGAAAGTAGCCGAGCTTGAAGCGTATTTCGATGCCGAAATGGCGAAGCCTCGCAAAGTGAAACCACCAGCGGCGGCGGCAGCTGCGCCTGCACCGACCGAATAA
- the abc-f gene encoding ribosomal protection-like ABC-F family protein: MTLLTIRALKKSFGDTSVLKHVDLDLAARERIGLVGMNGAGKTTLANLIFGTQQPDEGKLTYHQEQLKIGYLLQSTSYTVNTFSSMIDDSEQFEGSAQFLNVTSHLGLRKVKEWDGERLAGLSGGEKTKLAIAHIWASRPDILLLDEPTNHLDFQGVDWLVAELAKFAGTTIIISHDRYFLDQTVDRIIELDDGKSTNFPGNYTFYREEKARRYQSQLHQFEEQQKYEQKIEAEINRLKNWSEKAHREAGKKGKMLEMRTGVKEFYRSKAKAMDKQIKSRIHRLEKIDLEGVKKPKEEAKVAFGWDNPEKRGRRIVEASRISKGYGGRSLFGDSSFYMQRGEKIGLIGPNGSGKTTLIQMLLGEKAVDNGQLWLSPTANVAYLTQDVTDLSQQQTVLELLDETHEIRSDVGKSRTLLANMGFDASMLQKPIHQLSLGERTRIKLAQLIMREHDLLILDEPTNHLDLASREQLEETLEDYQGTLIIVSHDRYLIDRICSKLLLFQDGKIKRIESGYEQWREREAKPADSAQAEKQQLEEEKLLIANRMTYLLGELSKLKPTDAGYAQLDEEFKQLAQQKRNLSVH, encoded by the coding sequence ATGACATTATTGACCATACGCGCATTAAAGAAGAGCTTCGGCGATACCTCCGTACTGAAGCATGTTGATCTGGACCTAGCAGCCAGAGAACGAATTGGCCTCGTCGGGATGAATGGAGCGGGCAAGACTACGCTTGCCAACCTAATATTTGGAACGCAGCAGCCGGATGAAGGGAAGCTCACCTACCATCAGGAGCAGCTGAAGATCGGCTATTTGCTCCAGTCAACCTCCTATACCGTAAATACTTTCAGCAGCATGATTGATGATTCCGAGCAGTTCGAAGGAAGCGCACAGTTTCTGAATGTGACGAGCCATCTTGGCCTGCGAAAAGTAAAGGAATGGGACGGCGAGCGGCTTGCTGGCCTTAGCGGAGGAGAGAAGACAAAGCTCGCCATTGCACATATTTGGGCATCGAGACCGGATATTTTGCTGCTTGACGAGCCGACGAACCATCTTGATTTTCAAGGGGTCGATTGGCTTGTAGCAGAGCTTGCGAAATTTGCAGGCACGACGATTATTATTTCGCATGACCGATACTTCCTCGATCAGACCGTCGATCGGATCATCGAGCTCGACGACGGAAAGTCGACCAATTTCCCGGGCAACTATACGTTCTATCGGGAGGAGAAAGCGCGGCGCTATCAGAGCCAGCTGCACCAATTCGAAGAACAACAGAAATACGAGCAGAAGATTGAAGCGGAGATCAACCGGCTTAAGAACTGGTCGGAGAAAGCGCACCGTGAAGCAGGCAAGAAAGGTAAGATGCTCGAGATGCGCACGGGGGTGAAAGAGTTTTATCGCAGTAAAGCAAAAGCGATGGATAAGCAAATCAAGTCGCGCATTCATCGGCTCGAGAAGATCGACCTTGAAGGCGTGAAGAAGCCGAAGGAAGAAGCGAAAGTCGCTTTCGGCTGGGACAATCCGGAGAAACGCGGCCGGCGCATTGTTGAGGCCTCTCGCATTAGCAAAGGCTACGGTGGACGATCTTTGTTCGGAGACAGCTCCTTTTATATGCAGCGCGGAGAGAAAATCGGCCTCATCGGGCCAAACGGCAGCGGCAAGACGACGCTTATCCAAATGCTGCTCGGTGAGAAAGCCGTAGATAACGGACAGCTATGGCTCAGTCCAACCGCCAATGTTGCTTATCTGACGCAGGACGTTACCGATCTTAGTCAGCAGCAGACCGTACTCGAGCTGCTTGATGAGACGCATGAGATTCGCAGCGATGTCGGCAAGTCTAGAACGCTGCTCGCGAATATGGGTTTTGATGCTTCCATGCTGCAGAAGCCGATCCATCAGCTAAGTCTTGGTGAGCGCACACGCATCAAGCTGGCACAGCTTATTATGAGGGAACATGATTTGCTCATTCTTGATGAGCCGACGAATCATCTCGATCTTGCCAGCCGTGAGCAGCTCGAGGAGACGCTCGAAGACTATCAAGGAACGCTTATTATCGTTTCGCATGACCGTTATTTGATTGACCGCATTTGCTCCAAGCTGCTGCTGTTCCAAGACGGCAAGATTAAGCGCATAGAGAGCGGCTATGAGCAGTGGCGGGAACGTGAAGCGAAGCCTGCTGACTCCGCGCAAGCGGAGAAGCAGCAGCTGGAGGAAGAGAAGCTCCTCATCGCGAATCGCATGACCTATCTGCTTGGTGAGTTGAGCAAGCTTAAGCCTACTGACGCCGGATACGCGCAGCTCGATGAGGAATTTAAGCAGCTCGCTCAGCAGAAGCGGAATCTATCTGTACACTGA
- a CDS encoding YqkE family protein, producing MAKKMKNRAAGQNQQHQSAAAKEEKPATLKDLLRPEMLDKLKAAGQELKSAEEARKEEVRKQEEAARAAEKKRQENDFEYLLNNSKMDWRSNKS from the coding sequence ATGGCGAAGAAGATGAAGAACAGAGCAGCTGGGCAGAATCAGCAGCATCAGTCTGCGGCTGCGAAAGAAGAGAAGCCGGCGACGCTTAAAGATCTGCTGCGTCCGGAGATGCTGGATAAGCTGAAGGCAGCTGGGCAGGAGCTGAAGTCGGCGGAAGAGGCTCGCAAGGAAGAAGTGCGCAAGCAAGAAGAAGCGGCGCGTGCAGCGGAGAAGAAGCGGCAAGAAAACGATTTTGAATATTTGCTGAACAACAGCAAGATGGATTGGCGCTCGAATAAGAGCTAA
- a CDS encoding HoxN/HupN/NixA family nickel/cobalt transporter has protein sequence MRTLWKERKSWAGYAFVILALHLGGIVGLAIAGRHDPAFWSLGLLAYSLGLRHAFDADHIAAIDNTVRKLVQQKRSPLGVGFYFSLGHSSVVFLMVLAVAFSVKWIQREMPMMQETGKLIGTSVSGVFLILIGILNLIILSNLFQIFRQMRAGSYNNDELERLLEARGLFSRMFRPLQRFISRSWHVYPLGFLFGLGFDTATEVGLLALSAGAAKSAVPLFGIIALPLLFAAGMSLLDTADGMFMTKAYRWAFHTPLRKLFYNVTVTSVSVVSALLIGIVELLQILSERLEWSSPFFKWIAAIDLGDLGYVLVGLFIVAWLISVTVWKKLKVEQRY, from the coding sequence ATGCGTACTCTATGGAAAGAAAGAAAATCATGGGCTGGCTACGCTTTCGTCATTCTTGCCCTGCACCTGGGCGGCATCGTTGGTCTTGCTATTGCCGGCAGACATGATCCAGCCTTCTGGAGTCTCGGATTGTTAGCATATTCACTTGGCCTTCGGCATGCGTTCGATGCGGATCATATCGCCGCGATCGATAATACGGTACGCAAGCTCGTTCAGCAGAAACGCAGCCCGCTTGGCGTTGGCTTCTACTTCTCGCTCGGACACTCTTCAGTTGTGTTCCTGATGGTGCTCGCAGTCGCTTTTTCCGTCAAATGGATCCAGCGCGAAATGCCGATGATGCAGGAGACAGGCAAGCTGATCGGCACCTCGGTGTCGGGCGTTTTTCTTATTCTAATCGGCATTCTGAACTTGATTATTCTAAGCAATCTGTTTCAGATCTTCCGCCAAATGAGAGCGGGCAGCTACAACAACGATGAGCTGGAACGACTTCTGGAAGCGAGGGGGCTGTTCTCGCGAATGTTTCGTCCTCTGCAGCGATTCATCAGCCGCAGCTGGCATGTGTACCCGCTCGGGTTTCTATTCGGGCTCGGCTTCGATACGGCAACGGAAGTCGGCTTGCTCGCGTTATCGGCGGGAGCAGCGAAGAGTGCTGTACCTTTATTCGGCATCATAGCCTTGCCGCTATTATTCGCTGCAGGGATGAGCCTACTCGATACTGCTGACGGCATGTTCATGACGAAGGCCTATCGCTGGGCATTCCATACGCCGCTTCGCAAGCTGTTCTATAACGTGACTGTGACGAGCGTATCCGTCGTATCTGCATTGCTCATCGGCATCGTTGAGCTGTTGCAGATTTTGTCCGAACGCCTGGAATGGTCGTCGCCGTTCTTTAAATGGATTGCAGCGATTGATCTCGGCGATCTCGGCTACGTGCTTGTCGGACTCTTCATCGTCGCATGGCTCATCTCGGTGACAGTGTGGAAGAAGCTGAAGGTGGAGCAGCGGTACTAG
- a CDS encoding sulfatase-like hydrolase/transferase, with the protein MGRQPNILFITADQLRYDCVGYSGKYPVQTPNLDRLAAQSTVFHHAYSHFPVCSPARQSLLHGKRPETFGALWNYNSFLPVGCLQPDQYTWTKQLAEAGYRSAFLGKWGVNPEFDPTAFGFESYVSEGDYRAFRQNRYPDVTYTNGFFGEANPVALADSETHWFADRAIEAIETLSQGDHPWHVALHFADPHLPCRPAEPFSAMYDPARVPEWDGFRDNFVGKPYIQAQQLASWSVESYTWEDWAPIVARYYGIISQLDDAIGRVIASLARLRQADNTIIVFTADHGDMCGSHGMMDKHYILYDDVTRVPLIISLPGEPSQAAGTEREQFAYNLLDLGPTLLELAGLDYPTDRFHGKSLVPLLAANADENVPVDADWRKHIVATYNGQQFGLYTQRMIRTKQWKYVWNLTDIDELYDLQHDQAELSNVIALPEHQERIAELRLRLYEQLKSDEDPVVSNEWTKHQLLDGAKRNHRT; encoded by the coding sequence ATGGGGCGGCAGCCTAACATTCTATTCATTACCGCCGACCAGCTGCGTTATGATTGCGTCGGCTACAGCGGCAAATATCCGGTTCAAACGCCGAACCTCGACCGATTGGCAGCGCAAAGCACGGTATTCCATCACGCGTATTCCCATTTTCCGGTTTGCAGCCCGGCACGGCAGTCGCTCCTTCACGGCAAGCGTCCCGAAACCTTCGGCGCGCTCTGGAACTATAATTCGTTTCTGCCCGTCGGCTGCCTGCAACCGGACCAATATACGTGGACCAAGCAGCTTGCCGAGGCTGGTTATCGGTCTGCTTTTCTTGGCAAATGGGGGGTCAATCCGGAGTTCGACCCGACTGCTTTCGGATTTGAATCCTATGTGAGCGAAGGCGATTATCGGGCATTTAGACAAAACCGCTATCCGGACGTGACCTACACGAACGGATTTTTTGGCGAGGCGAATCCCGTTGCGTTAGCTGATTCGGAAACGCACTGGTTTGCAGACCGTGCAATCGAAGCGATTGAGACGCTTAGTCAAGGAGATCATCCTTGGCACGTTGCGCTTCACTTTGCCGATCCTCATCTGCCTTGCCGCCCGGCGGAACCATTCTCAGCGATGTATGATCCGGCGCGGGTTCCGGAGTGGGACGGCTTCCGCGATAACTTCGTAGGCAAGCCGTACATACAAGCGCAGCAGCTCGCAAGCTGGAGCGTTGAATCCTATACGTGGGAGGATTGGGCACCGATCGTCGCCAGATATTACGGCATTATTAGCCAGCTGGATGATGCGATCGGGCGAGTCATTGCCTCACTGGCGCGACTGAGGCAAGCGGATAATACGATTATCGTGTTCACGGCTGATCATGGCGACATGTGCGGCTCGCACGGGATGATGGATAAGCATTATATCCTGTACGACGATGTCACTCGTGTTCCTCTAATCATCTCGCTCCCAGGAGAGCCATCGCAAGCAGCAGGGACTGAGCGAGAACAGTTTGCTTACAACTTGCTCGATCTTGGACCTACTCTGCTGGAACTAGCAGGGCTAGATTATCCGACGGACAGGTTTCACGGAAAATCACTTGTACCACTCCTCGCAGCGAATGCGGATGAGAATGTCCCGGTTGATGCGGATTGGCGCAAGCATATTGTGGCCACGTATAACGGTCAACAATTCGGGCTGTACACACAGCGGATGATCCGGACGAAACAATGGAAGTACGTCTGGAATTTGACGGACATTGATGAGCTGTACGACTTGCAGCACGATCAAGCAGAGCTGAGCAATGTCATTGCGCTGCCAGAGCATCAAGAACGAATTGCCGAGCTAAGATTGCGACTATATGAACAGCTGAAGTCGGATGAGGATCCCGTCGTCTCGAATGAATGGACGAAGCATCAGCTGTTAGATGGGGCGAAACGGAATCATCGTACATAA
- a CDS encoding helix-turn-helix domain-containing protein → MKDILSSRSYMKVEFPFWITRTVQGSIAEHGHEFVELVYVVRGKGMHVFQGSRYEVHAGDVFIINPGETHAYETDKDEQMEIINCLFMPSFIPDALLTELEITGSMDYFYVHPFLDHDARFNHRLNLHGQDAVGVLTLLENMIREINNRSIGHTTLIRLQMIELLILLSRFYTMMPQQRQHPSPRQLDREMTAKRIYGYLERNYEKKITLQSLSLLFNASIRQLNRLMQEEYNRSVFEALHEIRIERAKHLLLETEEKVIVVATMVGYEDQSFFNRLFMRHVGCSPKQYRVTG, encoded by the coding sequence ATGAAAGACATACTGAGCAGCAGAAGTTATATGAAAGTCGAGTTTCCGTTCTGGATCACCCGCACCGTGCAGGGCTCAATTGCGGAGCATGGGCATGAATTCGTTGAGCTTGTCTATGTGGTTCGCGGCAAAGGCATGCATGTATTCCAAGGGTCGCGCTATGAGGTTCATGCCGGAGACGTATTTATTATCAATCCCGGAGAGACACATGCCTATGAAACCGATAAAGATGAGCAGATGGAAATCATTAATTGCTTGTTCATGCCTTCTTTTATACCGGATGCGCTGCTGACAGAGCTTGAAATTACCGGTTCCATGGACTACTTCTACGTACATCCGTTTCTCGATCACGATGCGCGTTTCAACCACCGTCTTAATCTGCATGGGCAGGATGCGGTGGGCGTGCTGACCTTGCTCGAGAATATGATCCGAGAGATCAACAACCGCTCAATCGGCCATACGACACTGATCCGCTTGCAGATGATCGAGCTGCTCATCCTGTTATCGCGCTTCTATACGATGATGCCTCAGCAGCGGCAGCACCCGTCGCCGCGCCAGCTCGACCGAGAGATGACCGCGAAACGGATTTATGGCTATCTCGAGCGCAACTATGAGAAGAAAATTACCCTGCAGTCATTGTCGCTGCTCTTCAATGCGAGCATTCGGCAATTGAATCGGCTCATGCAGGAAGAATACAATCGCAGCGTGTTCGAAGCGCTGCATGAAATTCGAATTGAACGCGCCAAGCATCTGCTCTTGGAGACGGAGGAGAAAGTGATTGTCGTTGCGACGATGGTCGGCTACGAGGATCAATCTTTCTTCAACCGGCTGTTCATGCGTCATGTCGGCTGCTCGCCGAAGCAGTATCGCGTTACGGGCTAA